The following proteins are encoded in a genomic region of Dasypus novemcinctus isolate mDasNov1 chromosome 3, mDasNov1.1.hap2, whole genome shotgun sequence:
- the C2CD4B gene encoding C2 calcium-dependent domain-containing protein 4B, producing MGLLGKLRASATGSAAPEPAFSNVLTPDRIPEFCIPPRLPAPCAPESPALATAPLPRWCAAEPDLWPRAESAGRTDWDPRSQAALSLPHLPRTRTAYGFCALLESPHTRRKESLFLGDPRAAALLGPPAARPAPRPRAHTVGGEGGVPCASQGCPRIPGRSSPATPAASTQPRDALAPRSHGRRLLRATDRLLGRALRARRSRGLVRARSVSSGDEEERDACSGPRTRASSESPPSSLPVPRPERLEAEGTVALGRTGGALRLAAEYCRRSGRLRIRLLRAEGLAGGASEPRALSCRVSFVLQPPGKARKQRSTVVRRSRNPGLDQDFCFEGLTEDEVRRMAVRVKAKDKGRGLERGRPLGQGELLLGSLLLL from the coding sequence ATGGGGCTCCTCGGGAAACTCCGCGCCTCGGCCACCGGCAGCGCCGCCCCGGAGCCCGCCTTCTCCAACGTGCTCACTCCCGACCGCATCCCTGAATTTTGCATCCCACCGCGGTTGCCCGCGCCCTGCGCGCCCGAGTCGCCGGCCCTGGCGACCGCCCCCTTGCCTCGGTGGTGCGCGGCGGAGCCGGACCTGTGGCCCCGCGCCGAGAGCGCCGGCCGCACCGACTGGGACCCACGCTCGCAGGCCGCGCTCTCGTTGCCTCACCTTCCCCGCACGCGCACCGCCTACGGCTTCTGCGCGCTGCTGGAGAGCCCGCACACCCGCCGCAAGGAGTCACTCTTCCTCGGGGATCCCCGCGCCGCCGCGCTCTTggggccgcccgccgcccggcccgcgccccgcccccgggcccacACCGTGGGCGGCGAAGGAGGCGTTCCCTGCGCCTCCCAGGGCTGCCCGCGAATTCCGGGCAGAAGCTCCCCTGCCACCCCCGCGGCCTCTACCCAGCCCCGGGACGCGCTCGCCCCGCGGTCCCACGGCCGCCGCCTCCTACGCGCCACCGACCGGCTGCTGGGCCGCGCGCTGCGAGCCCGGAGGAGTCGTGGTTTGGTCCGCGCCCGCTCAGTCTCCAGCGGGGACGAAGAGGAGCGCGACGCCTGTTCGGGGCCGCGGACTCGGGCCTCCTCAGAGTCCCCGCCGTCGTCACTCCCGGTCCCGCGCCCCGAGCGCCTGGAGGCCGAGGGCACCGTGGCTCTGGGTCGCACCGGCGGCGCCCTGCGCCTGGCCGCCGAGTACTGCCGGCGCAGCGGGCGCCTCCGCATTCGGCTGCTGCGCGCCGAGGGCCTGGCGGGAGGCGCCTCCGAGCCCCGCGCCCTGAGCTGTCGTGTCAGCTTCGTCCTGCAACCTCCGGGCAAGGCGCGCAAGCAGCGCAGCACCGTGGTCCGGCGGAGTCGCAACCCGGGGTTGGACCAGGACTTCTGCTTTGAGGGGCTCACGGAGGACGAGGTGCGCCGCATGGCGGTGCGTGTCAAGGCCAAGGACAAGGGTCGCGGCTTGGAGCGGGGCCGCCCGCTGGGCCAGGGCGAGCTGCTGCTGGGCTCCCTCCTGCTCCTCTAG